One Trichomycterus rosablanca isolate fTriRos1 chromosome 12, fTriRos1.hap1, whole genome shotgun sequence DNA window includes the following coding sequences:
- the LOC134324022 gene encoding interleukin-1 receptor type 1, with translation MAEDSEHLDVSAGHAFQIDCHYFKGNEVVPEELSRGQNQSLDGGIMVMNQSLWFLPAQESHSGNYSCSFRYKNINKTSNKTFSISVAKHKCPKTTPTNVFLFKGIPFLNCDKDHLSKIRQLENVSDVTWSINKNCSTFMGPQDSCIFRFSTTSKIEEGLYTCLMNFTRYGNAYTAALTRNVIITNHPSTNLQKPRVVKPYGLETHTVEIGSIYELNCKALMGTSSKDDLEHPLPYWLSLNPFVRGWISHTESHTLISMLLYFCSGVAKQFQWKTGLDCRQSNTCTLFLCVLEDNMVYCHSNLTIEVKPEFLNIPFRCIVLTPLGSDNGTIILKPASQKDLHCALALVTAFTLVVLGLLMFYCFKVDLVLAYRNYSPCVKIQSDGKVYDAYVSYLHGQDKSVSPASTFALQVLPEVLENQLGYKMFISGRDELPGAAVHDVISEAVGKSRRLIIVLPSQAFTTSTDNTFVELVPEIPSEQLSMNNNIMIDSTENSALNWGPYECWVGLFDALVKGGLKVILVQVGGEIDESLLPGSLRYIKKTQGILKWKQHYTSKPNRKFWKQVCYRMPPVPRARTAVVV, from the exons ACTCGGAGCACCTGGATGTCAGTGCAGGACATGCATTTCAAATAGACTGCCACTATTTTAAAGGAAATGAAGTAGTACCTGAGGAATTGAGTCGAGGGCAGAACCAGAGCTTGGATGGGGGAATAATGGTTATGAATCAATCTCTGTGGTTCCTCCCAGCACAGGAGTCGCACAGCGGGAACTACTCCTGTTCTTTCAGGTATAAGAACAT CAACAAAACGAGCAACAAAACGTTTTCCATTTCTGTGGCCAAGCACAAGTGCCCTAAAACAACCCCCACAAACGTTTTTCTATTTAAAGGGATTCCATTTCTTAATTGTGATAAAGACCACTTGTCTAAAATCAGGCAGTTGGAAAACGTTTCTGATGTCACCTGGAGCATAAATAAG aACTGCAGCACTTTTATGGGGCCCCAGGATTCTTGCATTTTTCGATTCAGTACCACTTCTAAGATTGAAGAAGGATTGTACACATGCTTAATGAACTTCACTCGTTATGGAAATGCATATACTGCTGCCCTGACAAGGAACGTCATCATCACTAATCATCCAt CTACAAATCTGCAGAAGCCTAGAGTGGTAAAACCATATGGTTTGGAAACTCATACTGTTGAAATTG GTTCAATCTACGAGTTAAACTGCAAAGCATTAATGGGGACTTCTAGTAAGGATGATTTAGAACATCCCTTACCTTACTGGCTG TCCCTTAACCCCTTCGTTAGAGGCTGGATatcacacacagagagtcacacgctgatctccaTGCTCCTCTACTTCTGTTCAGGTGTCGCCAAACAGTTTCAGTggaagacaggtctggactgcagacaatCTAACACCTGCACTCTCTTTCT CTGTGTTTTGGAAGACAACATGGTGTATTGTCATTCTAATCTTACCATCGAAGTTAAGCCAGAATTCCTAAACATTCCATTCAGATGTATTGTCCTCACTCCTTTAGGTTCTGACAATGGCACAATAATACTTAAACCAG CCAGTCAGAAAGATCTGCATTGTGCCTTGGCACTAGTCACTGCTTTCACTCTGGTGGTGCTGGGTTTGctgatgttttattgttttaaggtGGACCTGGTGCTGGCTTACAGGAATTACAGCCCTTGTGTGAAAATACAGAGTG ATGGAAAAGTGTATGATGCCTATGTGAGCTACCTCCATGGTCAAGATAAGAGTGTATCACCTGCATCAACTTTTGCCCTACAAGTTCTTCCTGAGGTGCTAGAGAATCAACTTGGctacaaaatgttcattagtggTCGGGATGAACTACCAGGAGCAG CGGTTCATGATGTCATCTCCGAGGCGGTTGGCAAAAGTCGTCGGCTAATCATCGTTCTTCCATCCCAGGCCTTTACGACGTCTACAGATAACACGTTTGTGGAACTTGTACCAGAAATTCCATCTGAGCAGTTAAGCATGAATAATAACATCATGATTGATTCTACTGAAAACTCAGCTTTAAATTGGGGCCCGTATGAGTGCTGGGTGGGCCTGTTTGATGCACTGGTAAAGGGGGGTCTGAAAGTCATTCTGGTCCAGGTGGGAGGGGAAATAGATGAGAGTCTGCTTCCAGGTTCATTGCGCTACATTAAGAAAACTCAGGGGATACTTAAGTGGAAGCAGCATTATACCTCCAAGCCAAATAGAAAATTCTGGAAACAAGTGTGTTACAGAATGCCACCAGTGCCCAGGGCCAGAACGGCAGTTGTGGTCTAA